In the genome of Massilibacillus massiliensis, one region contains:
- a CDS encoding MFS transporter codes for MEVTVDSMYESKKIIARLDKLPLSRFHYKMLGINGLAWAFDAFDVGIVTFIVTALVKDWGLSTGQVGVLLSSGMVGMIVGAFLSGPLADRYGRKAVFKWTLLIFSIFSLLCAFAWDFTSLVVFRFLVGVGLGGETPVVTSLLGEFIPAKSRGKVQGLLNCFWAVGWIAATAVSYYVIPAVGWRWAFVAGALPALYIWVIRLHLPESPRWLASVGRAKEAADIMQGIEAVVGKTKPIAVITEMDVEKVMDLSPRPIGDLFKKKYLKTTVMLWLLWFMGMFGYYGLFSWMPTLLVKAGHSMIQSFQYVLFLQLAYIPNQILSAYLMDKVGRKKLLVGNLFFSAVAAVIFGIAMGSQLATVEVILLGLVTSFFVSGIWGITYTYTPELYPTGIRGTGTSWASTCSRFGSMSAPLVIGYSLNAIGFAGVYGIVAVAFGIACIAVLTLGVETKGKTL; via the coding sequence ATGGAAGTTACAGTAGATAGCATGTACGAATCGAAAAAAATAATTGCCAGGTTGGATAAATTACCCTTATCGCGTTTTCATTATAAGATGCTGGGGATCAATGGGCTGGCTTGGGCCTTTGATGCTTTTGATGTCGGTATCGTGACGTTTATTGTGACAGCGCTCGTAAAAGATTGGGGGCTTAGTACTGGACAGGTTGGCGTTCTTTTAAGTTCCGGTATGGTGGGAATGATTGTCGGAGCCTTTTTATCAGGGCCATTGGCGGATCGATATGGGCGTAAAGCTGTATTTAAGTGGACCCTATTGATTTTTTCGATATTTTCACTGCTTTGTGCGTTTGCCTGGGATTTTACTTCTTTGGTCGTTTTTCGTTTTCTGGTTGGGGTAGGCCTTGGCGGAGAAACGCCGGTTGTTACCTCGTTATTGGGTGAATTTATTCCGGCAAAAAGCAGAGGGAAGGTACAGGGGCTTTTAAACTGTTTTTGGGCCGTTGGCTGGATTGCTGCTACTGCGGTCAGCTATTATGTGATACCAGCCGTCGGCTGGCGGTGGGCGTTTGTCGCCGGTGCACTTCCTGCACTCTATATCTGGGTGATTCGCCTGCATTTACCGGAGTCGCCGCGTTGGTTGGCTTCTGTAGGCAGGGCAAAAGAAGCAGCAGACATTATGCAGGGGATTGAGGCGGTCGTTGGTAAAACGAAACCGATTGCGGTAATCACGGAGATGGATGTGGAAAAGGTCATGGATCTTAGCCCTAGACCCATCGGCGATTTGTTTAAGAAAAAATATCTTAAAACGACAGTGATGCTTTGGCTTCTTTGGTTCATGGGGATGTTTGGCTATTATGGGTTATTTTCTTGGATGCCGACACTGTTGGTCAAGGCAGGTCATAGTATGATCCAATCCTTTCAATATGTACTGTTTTTGCAGCTGGCATATATACCAAACCAGATACTTTCTGCTTATTTGATGGATAAAGTCGGCAGGAAGAAACTTCTCGTAGGAAATCTTTTCTTCTCAGCAGTGGCTGCTGTTATATTTGGTATTGCGATGGGAAGTCAATTGGCTACGGTAGAAGTTATTTTGCTTGGCTTGGTGACCTCGTTCTTTGTTTCGGGGATTTGGGGTATCACCTACACCTATACGCCGGAACTTTATCCTACAGGAATTCGTGGTACTGGTACAAGTTGGGCATCGACCTGTTCCAGATTTGGCTCTATGTCGGCACCTTTGGTTATTGGTTATAGCTTAAATGCAATCGGATTCGCCGGCGTATATGGAATTGTAGCGGTAGCCTTTGGCATTGCATGCATCGCAGTTTTAACATTAGGGGTAGAAACAAAAGGAAAAACTTTATAA
- a CDS encoding amino acid synthesis family protein, translating into MKEPEIRKVVTNVEDIYIEGFKKLDKPLRRCVVAAVIKNPYAGSYAEELGELTEIGEYLGAYLTKIAAERLGAEAIESYGKGAIIGVNGELEHGAAILHPKFGKPMRDVLGGGKAIIPSAKKSGGPGTSLDVPLHYKDAAFVRTHYDAMEIRIADAPKGDEIIVAAAFTDGGRPHPRIGGLQVCEIKGEDGLR; encoded by the coding sequence ATGAAAGAACCAGAAATTAGAAAAGTTGTTACCAATGTAGAAGACATTTATATTGAAGGTTTTAAAAAATTAGACAAACCCTTACGTCGTTGCGTTGTTGCAGCAGTGATTAAGAATCCTTATGCTGGCAGTTACGCAGAAGAACTTGGCGAATTGACGGAAATCGGCGAATACCTCGGTGCGTATCTGACGAAAATTGCCGCAGAACGTTTAGGCGCAGAGGCAATTGAAAGCTATGGAAAAGGTGCAATCATTGGCGTAAATGGCGAGCTTGAACATGGCGCTGCGATTTTGCATCCCAAATTTGGCAAACCGATGCGCGATGTACTTGGTGGTGGTAAAGCCATCATTCCTTCGGCGAAAAAATCCGGAGGTCCTGGGACCAGTCTTGATGTTCCGCTTCATTATAAGGATGCGGCTTTTGTTAGAACACATTATGATGCAATGGAGATTCGTATTGCAGATGCACCGAAGGGTGATGAAATTATCGTTGCGGCTGCTTTTACGGATGGCGGTCGTCCGCATCCGAGAATTGGCGGTTTGCAGGTGTGTGAAATTAAAGGTGAAGACGGTTTGAGATAA
- a CDS encoding XdhC family protein — MFEKIRWMQERKCTADVFTLLDIEPQNEHLVGAMLLLDAEGLLEGTCDEFVLQKILEKRRQTIWEKPSTFWIEDQAGKRYRFYWDKVMPPPRIIVMGGGHISQSLVQILGMLNFDITVIDDRPEFVNAARFPAAQTCICDSFKKALGQLTMDASTALIIVTRGHRYDMDCLRFVIDKSFCYLGMIGSRKRVKEIIEMLQQEGFSKEQLQRLYAPIGLDIGAQTPAEISVSIAAEVIMAFRGGLGGALSKIRR, encoded by the coding sequence ATGTTCGAAAAAATACGGTGGATGCAAGAGCGCAAGTGTACAGCTGATGTTTTTACGTTACTGGACATTGAACCCCAAAATGAACATTTGGTTGGCGCTATGTTGCTGTTAGATGCGGAAGGGTTGCTGGAAGGCACTTGTGATGAATTTGTCTTACAAAAAATATTGGAAAAGCGCCGTCAAACCATATGGGAGAAACCCAGTACTTTTTGGATTGAAGACCAAGCCGGCAAACGTTATCGATTCTATTGGGATAAAGTTATGCCGCCACCCCGCATCATCGTTATGGGAGGCGGACATATCAGCCAGTCCTTGGTACAAATTCTAGGCATGCTAAATTTTGATATCACGGTCATTGACGATCGACCGGAATTTGTGAATGCAGCTAGATTTCCTGCCGCACAAACCTGTATTTGTGATAGTTTTAAAAAGGCTTTGGGGCAGTTGACAATGGATGCTTCAACTGCGTTGATTATTGTTACACGCGGACACCGTTATGACATGGATTGTTTACGTTTTGTTATTGATAAGAGTTTCTGTTATCTTGGGATGATCGGCAGTCGAAAAAGAGTGAAAGAAATTATTGAGATGTTGCAGCAAGAAGGATTTTCGAAAGAGCAGCTACAGCGCTTATATGCACCGATTGGTTTGGATATCGGTGCACAGACGCCGGCAGAGATTTCAGTCAGTATTGCTGCAGAAGTTATCATGGCCTTTCGTGGTGGCTTGGGAGGAGCACTCAGTAAGATAAGGAGATGA
- a CDS encoding XdhC family protein has protein sequence MDREVLHFICENHAAEQMSAALVTIVDARGSVPRKAGAQMLVYPDGRTHGTIGGGCGEAEVKRQAFLALDEKKSQLYTVSLLHDVAADEGMVCGGVMEVFIQILFHRECIDGGREK, from the coding sequence ATGGATCGTGAGGTACTGCATTTCATATGCGAAAATCACGCTGCAGAGCAAATGTCTGCTGCCTTGGTCACAATTGTTGATGCACGCGGATCTGTTCCGCGTAAAGCAGGCGCACAGATGCTGGTTTATCCGGATGGGCGCACGCATGGAACGATTGGTGGTGGCTGCGGAGAAGCCGAAGTAAAGCGGCAGGCATTCCTTGCGTTGGATGAAAAGAAATCTCAGTTATACACCGTATCTTTGCTGCATGATGTAGCAGCCGATGAAGGGATGGTTTGCGGCGGTGTTATGGAAGTTTTTATCCAGATTCTTTTTCACAGGGAATGCATCGATGGAGGACGAGAAAAATAG
- a CDS encoding NAD(P)-dependent oxidoreductase, whose product MKIGFIGLGNMGKPMALNLLKAQYDVTICDVNQAVVEEFKAVGAKAAATPAELAKYVDVVITMLPNGKIVEQVVNGEQGILRAADPGLCILDMSSVAPGFTQQLAALAAAQQVDYMDAPVSGGVKGATDGTLTIMAGGAPAIVSKCRPILETLGKKIYEVGSVGAGDAIKMVNNLLLAVNMAAAAEAFTLGTKIGLDPQIMLDVIGTSSGNSYALQAKMPNFVFQGKFEPGFMIDLQYKDLELAVQTAKETQVPLMLGNVVQQLYGQSQAAGLGKEDISAIIKPLEQLTGIQVRK is encoded by the coding sequence ATGAAAATTGGATTTATCGGTCTGGGAAATATGGGCAAACCTATGGCGTTGAATCTTTTAAAGGCACAATATGATGTTACCATTTGCGATGTGAATCAAGCGGTAGTGGAGGAGTTTAAAGCTGTAGGTGCAAAGGCAGCTGCTACGCCGGCAGAGCTTGCCAAATATGTGGATGTTGTCATCACGATGCTGCCGAATGGAAAAATTGTCGAACAAGTTGTTAATGGCGAGCAAGGAATTCTGCGCGCTGCTGACCCGGGGCTTTGTATTTTAGATATGTCGAGTGTAGCGCCCGGGTTCACGCAGCAGCTGGCTGCTTTAGCCGCTGCGCAGCAGGTGGATTATATGGATGCACCGGTCAGCGGAGGAGTAAAAGGTGCTACGGATGGTACGCTGACGATTATGGCCGGAGGCGCTCCTGCGATTGTAAGCAAATGTCGTCCGATCTTAGAAACTTTAGGGAAGAAAATCTACGAAGTCGGTTCTGTAGGTGCAGGGGATGCGATAAAAATGGTCAATAACCTTCTTCTGGCAGTCAATATGGCAGCCGCAGCAGAAGCGTTTACGCTGGGAACAAAAATTGGCTTAGATCCACAAATTATGTTAGACGTTATCGGTACAAGTTCTGGAAACAGTTATGCGTTGCAGGCTAAAATGCCAAACTTTGTGTTTCAAGGAAAATTTGAACCTGGTTTTATGATTGATCTACAATATAAAGATCTCGAACTGGCTGTGCAGACAGCGAAGGAAACGCAGGTGCCGCTGATGCTCGGCAATGTCGTACAGCAACTCTATGGACAGTCACAAGCAGCAGGTCTTGGCAAAGAAGATATTTCTGCGATTATAAAGCCGCTCGAACAGCTTACGGGAATTCAGGTGCGTAAATAA
- a CDS encoding SLC13 family permease — translation MKKRIFGIILAMMVAVSILAIPEIENLSSVGQRCLAVFSAVFILYLFESIHVAIISLLIVPILVIFQITDIHMALKGFSSTSTYLIIGSFVMAAAMLKSNLGDRITYWVLVRVGSSAKRISFGIMCVNIVMAFLIPSSTARTAMLLPICIKMIHLFRDKEQRGGRFGANLLMTLCCTNSTISAGILTSTVTNPMAVQYIASVTGQTVSFVKWLEWGFPPALLMTIVSWVLIQLIFSSKINADGHGREYFQQKLNELGTIRKSEKNVFIIFLGTILLWIFGENFGLDSTTVCLLSACILCLPKVGCLDWKECQASISLNVVFVCSGGISLGAAMSDTGAANWLADSIFSLLHLSQYSAAATISILLVIVQFMHVVFVGTATMANVFFPILVGIAEVSNINPMLTVLPAAFMIGGYPILMFFNTTPNILCCDTGELKNRDFPLFGCCVSILACIVYIVCVYWYWPLIHAM, via the coding sequence ATGAAAAAGAGAATCTTTGGAATTATATTGGCAATGATGGTTGCCGTTAGTATTTTAGCGATACCGGAAATTGAAAATCTGTCCAGCGTAGGGCAACGTTGTCTGGCGGTCTTTTCAGCGGTGTTCATCTTATATTTATTTGAATCGATTCATGTAGCGATTATCAGTTTGTTGATTGTACCGATCTTGGTGATTTTTCAAATTACGGATATTCATATGGCGCTGAAAGGGTTTTCCTCAACTTCTACCTATTTGATCATTGGTTCTTTTGTTATGGCGGCTGCCATGCTGAAATCGAATTTAGGTGATCGAATAACCTATTGGGTGCTGGTGAGGGTGGGGAGCAGTGCGAAACGAATATCGTTTGGCATTATGTGTGTCAATATTGTGATGGCTTTTTTAATTCCGTCTTCAACAGCACGGACGGCGATGTTGCTGCCGATTTGCATAAAGATGATCCATTTATTTCGAGATAAAGAACAACGTGGCGGGCGTTTTGGTGCCAACCTTTTGATGACGCTTTGCTGTACCAACTCAACGATTAGTGCAGGGATATTAACTTCAACGGTAACGAACCCGATGGCAGTACAGTACATTGCATCGGTTACAGGGCAGACCGTATCTTTTGTCAAATGGTTGGAGTGGGGATTTCCGCCGGCATTGCTTATGACGATCGTTTCTTGGGTGCTCATTCAGCTTATTTTTTCTTCAAAAATCAATGCAGATGGACATGGACGGGAATATTTTCAGCAGAAGTTAAACGAGCTGGGTACAATTCGTAAGAGTGAAAAAAATGTTTTTATCATATTTTTGGGAACGATTCTGCTCTGGATATTTGGAGAAAACTTTGGCCTAGACAGTACGACTGTATGTCTTCTGAGTGCCTGTATTTTATGTTTGCCGAAGGTTGGCTGTCTGGATTGGAAGGAATGTCAGGCAAGTATTTCATTGAATGTAGTATTTGTCTGTAGCGGCGGCATCAGCCTTGGCGCGGCGATGAGTGATACAGGGGCTGCAAACTGGCTGGCAGATAGCATTTTTTCGCTGCTGCATCTCAGTCAATATTCCGCGGCAGCAACGATTAGTATTTTACTGGTGATCGTGCAGTTTATGCATGTTGTATTTGTTGGCACAGCGACAATGGCGAATGTGTTTTTCCCAATTCTCGTAGGAATTGCCGAAGTATCGAATATCAATCCAATGCTTACGGTATTGCCGGCAGCTTTTATGATCGGCGGTTATCCGATTTTGATGTTTTTTAATACGACGCCAAATATTTTATGCTGTGATACCGGAGAACTAAAAAATCGAGACTTCCCGTTGTTCGGCTGCTGTGTATCGATATTGGCTTGTATCGTTTATATTGTTTGTGTTTACTGGTATTGGCCGTTGATTCATGCAATGTAA